From Halomicrobium zhouii, a single genomic window includes:
- a CDS encoding DUF7563 family protein — MPHCQNCESFVTKDYVRVFTPQEVDEPRVCPRCEDMIRDGADVREARSPRHP; from the coding sequence ATGCCCCATTGCCAAAACTGTGAATCCTTCGTCACGAAGGACTACGTCCGTGTGTTTACGCCGCAAGAGGTCGACGAACCGCGCGTGTGTCCCCGCTGTGAAGACATGATTCGCGACGGGGCGGACGTCCGCGAAGCTCGGTCCCCGCGGCATCCGTAG
- a CDS encoding DUF7521 family protein, with protein MVDGVELARGILVLLRMVVFGLTLGITLISFQAYRKRPSERLQYAFLGFAFISMGVAVSSVITQLSAGEATEIVRVLFQFSETIPFIIGFSMLYVSLYR; from the coding sequence ATGGTGGATGGCGTCGAGCTGGCACGGGGGATCCTCGTCCTGTTACGGATGGTTGTGTTCGGGCTCACACTCGGGATTACGCTGATCAGCTTCCAGGCCTACCGGAAGCGCCCCTCCGAGCGGCTCCAGTACGCCTTCCTCGGGTTCGCGTTCATCAGCATGGGCGTGGCCGTCTCGAGCGTCATCACCCAGTTGAGCGCGGGCGAGGCCACGGAGATCGTGCGCGTCCTCTTCCAGTTCTCCGAGACCATCCCGTTCATCATCGGCTTCAGTATGCTGTACGTCTCGCTGTACCGGTGA
- a CDS encoding ArsR/SmtB family transcription factor, translating to MDDEKSIEEILDTIGDQHARRVLATISREPKSAKELAEECDLSLPTVYRRIEMLDEYELVTDRTLVADDGNHYKVYESNFESTVISLEDDEYRVRIYREENLPDRFSQLWDELNPE from the coding sequence GTGGACGACGAGAAGAGCATCGAGGAAATCCTCGACACCATCGGCGACCAGCACGCCCGACGCGTGCTCGCGACGATCAGCCGCGAGCCCAAGTCCGCCAAGGAACTGGCCGAGGAGTGTGACCTGTCCCTCCCCACGGTGTACCGCCGCATCGAGATGCTCGACGAGTACGAACTCGTCACCGACCGGACGCTGGTGGCCGACGACGGTAACCACTACAAGGTCTACGAGTCGAACTTCGAGTCGACCGTCATCTCGCTCGAAGACGACGAGTACCGCGTCCGGATCTACCGCGAGGAGAATCTACCCGACCGGTTCAGCCAGCTCTGGGACGAACTGAATCCGGAGTGA
- a CDS encoding PadR family transcriptional regulator, which produces MTPLVSGHVPDRTSTPADRGGEWDELLSSAGEAAADGGVAVDNGLVTESLDEILLAMIASSSTETHGTGLMEELERQFDVQLSPGTVYPRLHELEDDGTLAVHELVQTKQYSVSDRSAAKSRIERAVQQHLAMGMFLQTALDAM; this is translated from the coding sequence TTGACCCCCCTCGTCAGTGGACACGTCCCCGATCGTACGTCGACCCCAGCCGACCGCGGCGGAGAGTGGGACGAACTGCTCTCCTCGGCCGGCGAGGCCGCGGCCGACGGCGGCGTCGCCGTCGACAACGGCCTCGTCACGGAAAGCCTGGACGAGATCCTTCTCGCGATGATAGCGTCGTCGAGCACCGAAACCCACGGTACAGGACTGATGGAGGAGCTGGAACGTCAGTTCGACGTCCAGTTGAGTCCGGGAACTGTCTACCCACGGCTGCACGAACTCGAAGACGACGGCACCCTCGCCGTCCACGAGCTCGTGCAGACCAAGCAGTACTCGGTCAGCGACCGCTCCGCTGCGAAGTCGCGGATCGAGCGCGCGGTGCAACAGCACCTCGCGATGGGTATGTTCCTGCAAACCGCGCTCGACGCGATGTGA